The following proteins are co-located in the Apium graveolens cultivar Ventura chromosome 5, ASM990537v1, whole genome shotgun sequence genome:
- the LOC141661798 gene encoding paired amphipathic helix protein Sin3-like 2 isoform X3 gives MKRLRDDYVNSPVKKPFASSPVESYGQPQIAAGGSSGGGGASEGGGGGGAVAVQKLTTDGGGGSGTGTGAAQKLTTNDALAYLKQVKDMFQDKREKYDNFLDVMKDFKAQRIDTAGVIATVKELFKGHNNLIFGFNTFLPKGYEITVIEEEDAPPKRSIEFEEAISFVNKIKTRFQDDDHVYKSFLDILNMYRKEHKGIDEVYYEVAALFNDHPDLLDEFIRFLPDASAVASEHKATLGRQQLHLYEERTPATVPLLGTHMDKQRFRRERIVAPQTQRNLSVERSNIDDDKTMIKLHKEHKKSVEKDDRHRRHPDHDMHRPSEKRKSARKVDNFGGVSVLGPYDDKDALRSMYKQEFAFCHKVKERLRNPDDYQAFLKCLHIFSTEIITREELQGLVADLLGKYPDLMEGFNEFLERCEGVDGFLHGVMSKTEHFWNEGHDSKGVKIEDKDNEQRRDLDAAKEKDRFKEKYWGKSIQELDLSNCQRCTTSYRRLPEDYPIPLASQRSELGAQVLNDKWVSVTSGSEDYSFKHMRRNQYEESLFRCEDDRFELDMLLESVNSTAKRAEELLSNIKNNSVSLGSQFRMEDHFTALNLRCIERIYGDHGLDTLDILRKNPSHSLYVILTRLQQKQEEWSKCRSDFNKVWADIYAKNHYKSLDHRSFYFKQQDSKNLSTKSLVAEIKELKDKRQQEDNVLLSIAAGCKHPIIPNLVFDYADKGIHEDYYKLIKYSCDEICTSKEQVNKAMRLWCTLLESMLNVPSRPPGSEDSEVASVSKHHGIKSAGTSVRGREENLVADAAPMNVKQLKSLSNGDKVAFDRLASSDAAIRDDKTPPRVGRDATERPTNHATENRHGVACTIGNVPLMECSDVSRPVPEVNGPLTQGTSVHKDSENTVDPSKVEKEEGELSPNGDFEEDNFAAYGGSNLSLDAKKSVETTRYQAGTSRDISCHDNGGENDADADEEVSENVSEVGEDVSGSESVADECSREEQEEEDEELDEDGKAESECEAEVLDNVLNGDGLSLPPSERFLLTTKPLAKHVVSTLHDNEKNSRVFYGNDAFYVLFRLHQILYERLLFAKQQSSFAEMKRGNGIDTGPDLYARFMKALYDLLDGSSDNAKFEDDCRAIIGNQSYVLFTLDKLIYKLVKQLQTVASDEMDNKLLQLYEYEQSRQPEKYVDSVYYENAHVLLHEENIYRFECTSVPSQLLIQLMDDGNEKPEVVAVSVDPNFATYFHKEFLSVIPNRKESFSIMLQRNKCKNLDPDNSSAICVAMKGARVINGLECKMACTSSKISYVLDTEDFFSRKRTNIGKSFTLLHKDEAKVHKFHQFLSALI, from the exons ATGAAGCGATTGAGAGATGATTATGTCAACTCACCTGTTAAGAAGCCTTTTGCTTCTTCTCCTGTAGAATC TTATGGGCAACCTCAAATTGCTGCTGGAGGCAGCAGTGGCGGCGGTGGTGCCAGTGAAGGTGGTGGTGGAGGAGGTGCTGTCGCAGTACAGAAACTCACAACTGATGGCGGAGGAGGTTCAGGTACAGGTACTGGTGCTGCACAGAAACTCACAACTAATGATGCTTTAGCTTATTTGAAGCAAGTCAAGGACATGTTTCAAGATAAGCGGGAGAAATATGATAATTTTCTTGACGTGATGAAAGACTTCAAGGCTCAACG AATTGACACCGCCGGTGTCATTGCAACAGTGAAAGAATTATTTAAAGGGcataataatttaatttttggTTTTAATACCTTCTTGCCCAAAGGCTATGAAATTACTGTAATCGAGGAGGAAGATGCCCCACCTAAGAGATCCATTGAGTTTGAAGAGGCCATAAGCTTTGTAAACAAGATAAAG ACGCGTTTTCAAGATGATGATCATGTGTACAAATCCTTTTTGGACATATTGAATATGTATCGGAAGGAGCATAAGGGTATTGATGAGGTCTACTACGAG GTTGCTGCCCTTTTCAATGATCACCCGGACTTGCTTGATGAGTTCATAAGATTTTTACCCGATGCTTCAGCAGTGGCATCAGAACATAAGGCTACACTTGGCAGGCAACAGTTGCATCTGTATGAGGAGCGGACTCCTGCCACGGTGCCATTACTGGGTACACACATGGACAAG CAACGCTTTCGACGAGAGAGGATCGTTGCTCCTCAAACACAACGCAATTTAAGTGTTGAACGCTCTAATATTGATGACGATAAAACTATGATCAAGTTGCATAAAGAGCATAAAAAGTCTGTTGAAAAGGACGACAGGCATAGGAGACACCCTGATCATGACATGCATCGTCCATCTGAAAAACGGAAATCTGCTCGGAAGGTAGATAACTTTGGAGGTGTTTCAGTTTTAGGACCGTATGATGACAAAGATGCTTTAAGAA GCATGTACAAACAAGAGTTTGCATTTTGTCATAAGGTGAAAGAGAGGCTACGAAATCCAGATGATTACCAGGCATTTCTGAAGTGTCTTCACATTTTTAGCACCGAAATAATTACAAGAGAGGAATTACAAGGCTTG GTTGCAGATTTACTTGGAAAATACCCAGATCTTATGGAAGGGTTCAACGAATTCTTGGAGCGCTGCGAGGGAGTTG ATGGATTTCTTCATGGTGTAATGAGCAAAA CAGAACATTTCTGGAATGAAGGGCATGATTCGAAAGGGGTGAAGATAGAAGACAAAGACAATGAGCAAAGGCGTGACCTTGATGCTGCTAAAGAAAAGGATAGATTTAAAGAGAAGTACTGGGGGAAATCTATACAAGAGCTTGATCTCTCCAACTGTCAGCGTTGCACTACTAGTTATAGGCGACTTCCTGAAGAT TATCCAATACCATTAGCAAGCCAGAGATCAGAGTTAGGAGCACAGGTATTAAATGATAAATGGGTATCTGTGACTTCAGGTAGTGAGGATTACTCATTCAAGCATATGCGCAGAAATCAGTATGAAGAAAGTCTGTTTAGATGTGAAGATGATAG GTTTGAGCTAGACATGCTCCTGGAATCTGTAAATTCCACTGCTAAGCGCGCTGAGGAGCTACTGAGTAACATAAAAAATAATTCTGTCAGTTTAGGTAGCCAATTCCGCATGGAAGACCACTTCACAG CTCTTAATCTGAGGTGTATAGAACGCATATATGGTGATCACGGCCTGGATACCTTGGATATTTTACGCAAAAACCCTTCACATTCACTGTATGTAATTTTGACCCGCCTACAACAGAAGCAGGAGGAGTGGTCAAAGTGTCGTTCAGATTTTAACAAGGTTTGGGCAGACATATACGCTAAGAATCACTACAAGTCACTGGATCATCGGAGTTTTTACTTCAAGCAACAAGATTCAAAGAACCTAAGCACTAAAT CCTTAGTAGCCGAAATCAAAGAACTCAAGGATAAAAGGCAGCAAGAGGATAATGTGCTTCTCAGTATTGCTGCTGGGTGCAAACATCCTATCATTCCTAATCTTGTGTTTGACTACGCTGATAAGGGTATTCATGAAGACTATTACAAACTGATCAAGTATTCATGTGACGAGATTTGCACATCTAAAGAGCAAGTAAATAAAGCCATGAGGCTCTGGTGTACATTATTGGAGTCGATGCTAAATGTTCCTTCTCGTCCTCCTGGTTCCGAAGATTCTGAAGTTGCTTCAGTATCTAAGCATCATGGAATAAAAAGTGCTGGAACGAGCGTCAGAGGAAGAGAGGAAAATCTTGTTGCTGATGCGGCACCCATGAATGTCAAACAATTAAAGTCTTTATCTAATGGAG ATAAAGTGGCTTTTGACCGTCTTGCCAGCTCTGATGCAGCAATTAGAGATGACAAAACACCTCCCAGAGTTG GACGTGATGCAACAGAGAGGCCTACAAACCATGCAACAGAAAATAGGCATGGAGTTGCTTGCACTATTGGGAATGTACCTTTGATGGAG TGTTCTGATGTTTCAAGACCAGTTCCTGAAGTGAATGGACCTCTGACACAGGGTACTAGTGTACACAAAGACAGCGAAAATACAGTCGATCCTTCTAAAGTTGAGAAAGAAGAGGGTGAGTTGTCACCTAATGGTGATTTTGAAGAGGATAATTTTGCTGCCTATGGTGGTTCCAATCTCTCTCTCGATGCAAAAAAAAGTGTTGAAACTACACGCTATCAGGCTGGGACTAGTAGAGATATTTCTTGTCATGATAATGGAGGAGAAAATGATGCAGATGCAGATGAGGAGGTCAGTGAAAATGTTTCAGAGGTTGGAGAAGATGTTTCAGGAAGTGAATCTGTTGCCGATGAATGCTCACGCGAAGAGCaggaagaggaagatgaagaACTGGACgaagatggtaaagctgaaagtGAGTGTGAGGCTGAGGTATTAGATAATGTACTTAATGGTGATGGATTATCGTTACCCCCATCTGAACGATTTCTGCTGACCACCAAGCCACTGGCGAAACATGTTGTATCCACATTACATGATAATGAGAAGAATTCTCGGGTGTTTTACGGAAATGATGCATTTTATGTTCTTTTCAGGCTACACCAA ATTTTGTATGAAAGACTATTATTTGCCAAACAACAATCATCCTTTGCTGAAATGAAAAGGGGAAACGGCATAGATACCGGTCCTGACCTTTATGCCAG ATTTATGAAAGCATTGTATGATTTACTTGATGGATCTTCAGATAATGCGAAGTTCGAGGATGATTGTCGAGCCATTATTGGTAATCAGTCTTATGTGCTCTTTACTTTGGACAAGTTGATATATAAACTAGTCAAGCAG CTTCAAACTGTTGCCAGTGATGAGATGGATAATAAGCTTCTCCAGTTGTATGAGTATGAACAATCTCGGCAACCTGAGAAATATGTTGATTCAGTTTACTATGAGAACGCACATGTCCTTCTTCATGAAGAGAACATATATAGATTCGAATGT ACATCTGTGCCATCCCAGTTGCTTATACAGTTGATGGATGATGGAAATGAAAAGCCTGAAGTGGTTGCAGTTTCAGTGGATCCTAATTTTGCAACCTATTTTCATAAAGAGTTTCTGTCGGTTATCCCCAACAGAAAAGAGTCGTTTAGCATCATGTTGCAAAG GAACAAGTGTAAGAATCTGGATCCTGACAATTCTTCTGCTATATGCGTGGCAATGAAAGGTGCAAGGGTGATCAATGGTTTGGAATGCAAGATGGCTTGCACCTCATCCAAG ATTTCCTATGTTCTAGACACAGAAGATTTTTTCTCTCGGAAGAGAACAAATATAGGGAAGTCTTTTACACTGTTGCACAAGGACGAGGCAAAAGTACATAAATTTCACCAATTCTTATCAGCATTGATATAA
- the LOC141661798 gene encoding paired amphipathic helix protein Sin3-like 2 isoform X2, with translation MKRLRDDYVNSPVKKPFASSPVESYGQPQIAAGGSSGGGGASEGGGGGGAVAVQKLTTDGGGGSGTGTGAAQKLTTNDALAYLKQVKDMFQDKREKYDNFLDVMKDFKAQRIDTAGVIATVKELFKGHNNLIFGFNTFLPKGYEITVIEEEDAPPKRSIEFEEAISFVNKIKTRFQDDDHVYKSFLDILNMYRKEHKGIDEVYYEVAALFNDHPDLLDEFIRFLPDASAVASEHKATLGRQQLHLYEERTPATVPLLGTHMDKQRFRRERIVAPQTQRNLSVERSNIDDDKTMIKLHKEHKKSVEKDDRHRRHPDHDMHRPSEKRKSARKVDNFGGVSVLGPYDDKDALRSMYKQEFAFCHKVKERLRNPDDYQAFLKCLHIFSTEIITREELQGLVADLLGKYPDLMEGFNEFLERCEGVDGFLHGVMSKKHFWNEGHDSKGVKIEDKDNEQRRDLDAAKEKDRFKEKYWGKSIQELDLSNCQRCTTSYRRLPEDYPIPLASQRSELGAQVLNDKWVSVTSGSEDYSFKHMRRNQYEESLFRCEDDRFELDMLLESVNSTAKRAEELLSNIKNNSVSLGSQFRMEDHFTALNLRCIERIYGDHGLDTLDILRKNPSHSLYVILTRLQQKQEEWSKCRSDFNKVWADIYAKNHYKSLDHRSFYFKQQDSKNLSTKSLVAEIKELKDKRQQEDNVLLSIAAGCKHPIIPNLVFDYADKGIHEDYYKLIKYSCDEICTSKEQVNKAMRLWCTLLESMLNVPSRPPGSEDSEVASVSKHHGIKSAGTSVRGREENLVADAAPMNVKQLKSLSNGDKVAFDRLASSDAAIRDDKTPPRVGMELGRDATERPTNHATENRHGVACTIGNVPLMECSDVSRPVPEVNGPLTQGTSVHKDSENTVDPSKVEKEEGELSPNGDFEEDNFAAYGGSNLSLDAKKSVETTRYQAGTSRDISCHDNGGENDADADEEVSENVSEVGEDVSGSESVADECSREEQEEEDEELDEDGKAESECEAEVLDNVLNGDGLSLPPSERFLLTTKPLAKHVVSTLHDNEKNSRVFYGNDAFYVLFRLHQILYERLLFAKQQSSFAEMKRGNGIDTGPDLYARFMKALYDLLDGSSDNAKFEDDCRAIIGNQSYVLFTLDKLIYKLVKQLQTVASDEMDNKLLQLYEYEQSRQPEKYVDSVYYENAHVLLHEENIYRFECTSVPSQLLIQLMDDGNEKPEVVAVSVDPNFATYFHKEFLSVIPNRKESFSIMLQRNKCKNLDPDNSSAICVAMKGARVINGLECKMACTSSKISYVLDTEDFFSRKRTNIGKSFTLLHKDEAKVHKFHQFLSALI, from the exons ATGAAGCGATTGAGAGATGATTATGTCAACTCACCTGTTAAGAAGCCTTTTGCTTCTTCTCCTGTAGAATC TTATGGGCAACCTCAAATTGCTGCTGGAGGCAGCAGTGGCGGCGGTGGTGCCAGTGAAGGTGGTGGTGGAGGAGGTGCTGTCGCAGTACAGAAACTCACAACTGATGGCGGAGGAGGTTCAGGTACAGGTACTGGTGCTGCACAGAAACTCACAACTAATGATGCTTTAGCTTATTTGAAGCAAGTCAAGGACATGTTTCAAGATAAGCGGGAGAAATATGATAATTTTCTTGACGTGATGAAAGACTTCAAGGCTCAACG AATTGACACCGCCGGTGTCATTGCAACAGTGAAAGAATTATTTAAAGGGcataataatttaatttttggTTTTAATACCTTCTTGCCCAAAGGCTATGAAATTACTGTAATCGAGGAGGAAGATGCCCCACCTAAGAGATCCATTGAGTTTGAAGAGGCCATAAGCTTTGTAAACAAGATAAAG ACGCGTTTTCAAGATGATGATCATGTGTACAAATCCTTTTTGGACATATTGAATATGTATCGGAAGGAGCATAAGGGTATTGATGAGGTCTACTACGAG GTTGCTGCCCTTTTCAATGATCACCCGGACTTGCTTGATGAGTTCATAAGATTTTTACCCGATGCTTCAGCAGTGGCATCAGAACATAAGGCTACACTTGGCAGGCAACAGTTGCATCTGTATGAGGAGCGGACTCCTGCCACGGTGCCATTACTGGGTACACACATGGACAAG CAACGCTTTCGACGAGAGAGGATCGTTGCTCCTCAAACACAACGCAATTTAAGTGTTGAACGCTCTAATATTGATGACGATAAAACTATGATCAAGTTGCATAAAGAGCATAAAAAGTCTGTTGAAAAGGACGACAGGCATAGGAGACACCCTGATCATGACATGCATCGTCCATCTGAAAAACGGAAATCTGCTCGGAAGGTAGATAACTTTGGAGGTGTTTCAGTTTTAGGACCGTATGATGACAAAGATGCTTTAAGAA GCATGTACAAACAAGAGTTTGCATTTTGTCATAAGGTGAAAGAGAGGCTACGAAATCCAGATGATTACCAGGCATTTCTGAAGTGTCTTCACATTTTTAGCACCGAAATAATTACAAGAGAGGAATTACAAGGCTTG GTTGCAGATTTACTTGGAAAATACCCAGATCTTATGGAAGGGTTCAACGAATTCTTGGAGCGCTGCGAGGGAGTTG ATGGATTTCTTCATGGTGTAATGAGCAAAA AACATTTCTGGAATGAAGGGCATGATTCGAAAGGGGTGAAGATAGAAGACAAAGACAATGAGCAAAGGCGTGACCTTGATGCTGCTAAAGAAAAGGATAGATTTAAAGAGAAGTACTGGGGGAAATCTATACAAGAGCTTGATCTCTCCAACTGTCAGCGTTGCACTACTAGTTATAGGCGACTTCCTGAAGAT TATCCAATACCATTAGCAAGCCAGAGATCAGAGTTAGGAGCACAGGTATTAAATGATAAATGGGTATCTGTGACTTCAGGTAGTGAGGATTACTCATTCAAGCATATGCGCAGAAATCAGTATGAAGAAAGTCTGTTTAGATGTGAAGATGATAG GTTTGAGCTAGACATGCTCCTGGAATCTGTAAATTCCACTGCTAAGCGCGCTGAGGAGCTACTGAGTAACATAAAAAATAATTCTGTCAGTTTAGGTAGCCAATTCCGCATGGAAGACCACTTCACAG CTCTTAATCTGAGGTGTATAGAACGCATATATGGTGATCACGGCCTGGATACCTTGGATATTTTACGCAAAAACCCTTCACATTCACTGTATGTAATTTTGACCCGCCTACAACAGAAGCAGGAGGAGTGGTCAAAGTGTCGTTCAGATTTTAACAAGGTTTGGGCAGACATATACGCTAAGAATCACTACAAGTCACTGGATCATCGGAGTTTTTACTTCAAGCAACAAGATTCAAAGAACCTAAGCACTAAAT CCTTAGTAGCCGAAATCAAAGAACTCAAGGATAAAAGGCAGCAAGAGGATAATGTGCTTCTCAGTATTGCTGCTGGGTGCAAACATCCTATCATTCCTAATCTTGTGTTTGACTACGCTGATAAGGGTATTCATGAAGACTATTACAAACTGATCAAGTATTCATGTGACGAGATTTGCACATCTAAAGAGCAAGTAAATAAAGCCATGAGGCTCTGGTGTACATTATTGGAGTCGATGCTAAATGTTCCTTCTCGTCCTCCTGGTTCCGAAGATTCTGAAGTTGCTTCAGTATCTAAGCATCATGGAATAAAAAGTGCTGGAACGAGCGTCAGAGGAAGAGAGGAAAATCTTGTTGCTGATGCGGCACCCATGAATGTCAAACAATTAAAGTCTTTATCTAATGGAG ATAAAGTGGCTTTTGACCGTCTTGCCAGCTCTGATGCAGCAATTAGAGATGACAAAACACCTCCCAGAGTTGGTATGGAATTAG GACGTGATGCAACAGAGAGGCCTACAAACCATGCAACAGAAAATAGGCATGGAGTTGCTTGCACTATTGGGAATGTACCTTTGATGGAG TGTTCTGATGTTTCAAGACCAGTTCCTGAAGTGAATGGACCTCTGACACAGGGTACTAGTGTACACAAAGACAGCGAAAATACAGTCGATCCTTCTAAAGTTGAGAAAGAAGAGGGTGAGTTGTCACCTAATGGTGATTTTGAAGAGGATAATTTTGCTGCCTATGGTGGTTCCAATCTCTCTCTCGATGCAAAAAAAAGTGTTGAAACTACACGCTATCAGGCTGGGACTAGTAGAGATATTTCTTGTCATGATAATGGAGGAGAAAATGATGCAGATGCAGATGAGGAGGTCAGTGAAAATGTTTCAGAGGTTGGAGAAGATGTTTCAGGAAGTGAATCTGTTGCCGATGAATGCTCACGCGAAGAGCaggaagaggaagatgaagaACTGGACgaagatggtaaagctgaaagtGAGTGTGAGGCTGAGGTATTAGATAATGTACTTAATGGTGATGGATTATCGTTACCCCCATCTGAACGATTTCTGCTGACCACCAAGCCACTGGCGAAACATGTTGTATCCACATTACATGATAATGAGAAGAATTCTCGGGTGTTTTACGGAAATGATGCATTTTATGTTCTTTTCAGGCTACACCAA ATTTTGTATGAAAGACTATTATTTGCCAAACAACAATCATCCTTTGCTGAAATGAAAAGGGGAAACGGCATAGATACCGGTCCTGACCTTTATGCCAG ATTTATGAAAGCATTGTATGATTTACTTGATGGATCTTCAGATAATGCGAAGTTCGAGGATGATTGTCGAGCCATTATTGGTAATCAGTCTTATGTGCTCTTTACTTTGGACAAGTTGATATATAAACTAGTCAAGCAG CTTCAAACTGTTGCCAGTGATGAGATGGATAATAAGCTTCTCCAGTTGTATGAGTATGAACAATCTCGGCAACCTGAGAAATATGTTGATTCAGTTTACTATGAGAACGCACATGTCCTTCTTCATGAAGAGAACATATATAGATTCGAATGT ACATCTGTGCCATCCCAGTTGCTTATACAGTTGATGGATGATGGAAATGAAAAGCCTGAAGTGGTTGCAGTTTCAGTGGATCCTAATTTTGCAACCTATTTTCATAAAGAGTTTCTGTCGGTTATCCCCAACAGAAAAGAGTCGTTTAGCATCATGTTGCAAAG GAACAAGTGTAAGAATCTGGATCCTGACAATTCTTCTGCTATATGCGTGGCAATGAAAGGTGCAAGGGTGATCAATGGTTTGGAATGCAAGATGGCTTGCACCTCATCCAAG ATTTCCTATGTTCTAGACACAGAAGATTTTTTCTCTCGGAAGAGAACAAATATAGGGAAGTCTTTTACACTGTTGCACAAGGACGAGGCAAAAGTACATAAATTTCACCAATTCTTATCAGCATTGATATAA